Proteins encoded in a region of the Triplophysa dalaica isolate WHDGS20190420 chromosome 10, ASM1584641v1, whole genome shotgun sequence genome:
- the polr2h gene encoding DNA-directed RNA polymerases I, II, and III subunit RPABC3 produces MAGILFEDIFDVKDIDPDGKKFDRVSRLHCESESFKMDLILDVNIQIYPVDLGDKFRLVIANTLYEDGTPDDGEYNPQDDRPSRADQFDYVMYGKVYRIEGDETSTEAATRLSAYVSYGGLLMRLQGDANNLHGFEVDSRVYLLIKKLAF; encoded by the exons ATGGCTGGGATTCTGTTTGAGGATATCTTTGACGTCAAGGATATAGATCCAGATGGGAAAAAGTTTGATAGAG tttCTCGTCTTCACTGTGAAAGTGAGTCTTTCAAAATGGACCTGATCCTTGATGTAAACATTCAAATTTATCCTGTTGACCTTG GTGATAAATTCAGGTTGGTGATAGCAAACACATTGTATGAGGATGGAACGCCAGATGATGGGGAATACAACCCTCAAGATGACAGGCCATCCAG GGCTGATCAGTTTGATTACGTCATGTATGGCAAGGTTTATAGGATCGAGGGGGATGAGACATCTACAGAAGCAGCCACTCGCCt ATCTGCATATGTATCCTATGGAGGCCTTCTGATGCGACTCCAAGGAGATGCAAACAATTTGCATGGATTCGAAGTGGACTCCAGAGTGTATCTACTGATAAAGAAACTTGCTTTCTAA